From Glycine max cultivar Williams 82 chromosome 11, Glycine_max_v4.0, whole genome shotgun sequence, the proteins below share one genomic window:
- the LOC100306565 gene encoding dirigent-like protein precursor, translated as MAFALHNYALATLLLILAILPFEGTCASHHHHHHNRNRLRHRHKSLHFTLFQHETINKTGYAIVSGIEGGGGISESTSPFGTLFVFQDPLTAKANRSSKQLGTAEGTSITSGLDGLSSISVAKLTLRLKDHKGSISIVGGTNNMKRSDHPVVGGTEDFLFVHGYITSFPIDLKGPSVVYKIGFHLYWPPYPPQAS; from the coding sequence ATGGCCTTTGCTTTGCACAACTATGCTCTTGCTACTTTGCTTTTAATTTTGGCCATACTCCCATTTGAGGGCACTTGTGCCtcccatcaccaccaccaccacaaccGCAACCGTCTCCGTCACCGCCACAAATCCCTTCACTTCACACTGTTCCAACATGAAACCATAAACAAAACGGGATATGCCATAGTGAGTGGTATAGAAGGAGGGGGAGGAATCAGTGAAAGCACAAGCCCTTTTGGAACCCTTTTTGTGTTTCAGGATCCTTTGACTGCCAAAGCAAACAGATCCTCAAAACAACTTGGGACCGCAGAAGGAACCTCCATCACCTCTGGACTTGACGGGCTTAGCAGCATTTCGGTCGCAAAGCTAACTCTGCGTCTGAAGGATCACAAGGGCTCTATTTCCATTGTTGGAGGCACTAATAACATGAAGCGTTCGGATCATCCAGTTGTTGGAGGGACTGAAGATTTCTTGTTTGTGCATGGCTACATTACCTCTTTCCCTATAGATCTAAAGGGTCCTTCAGTTGTCTACAAGATTGGATTTCATCTTTACTGGCCTCCATATCCACCCCAAGCCtcttaa